One genomic window of Halorhabdus sp. CBA1104 includes the following:
- a CDS encoding DUF2073 domain-containing protein: MAEVKQPDEGVQIDLISAERMNGLASMEKIRMILDGVRDGNIVVLEEGLTPDEESKLIEVTMTEISPDEFNGIEIETYPRSEAADQSFLDRLMGRESTKKLTVIGPANQIETLHKDETLISALVSRK, encoded by the coding sequence ATGGCTGAAGTCAAACAACCGGACGAGGGCGTCCAGATCGACCTTATCAGTGCCGAGCGGATGAACGGCCTGGCGAGCATGGAGAAGATTCGGATGATCCTCGATGGCGTCCGGGACGGCAACATCGTCGTCTTAGAGGAAGGCCTGACGCCAGACGAGGAATCGAAACTCATCGAGGTGACGATGACCGAGATCAGTCCCGACGAGTTCAACGGGATCGAAATCGAGACCTATCCACGCTCGGAGGCGGCCGATCAGAGCTTTCTCGATCGGCTCATGGGCAGAGAGTCGACGAAGAAACTGACGGTGATCGGGCCGGCCAATCAGATCGAGACACTCCACAAGGACGAAACTCTTATCAGCGCCCTCGTCTCCCGGAAATAA
- a CDS encoding Era-like GTP-binding protein — MGLLTELKDSISRAASSLFSEQDPKRIGIYGPPNAGKTTLANRIARDWTGDAVGPESAIPHETRRARRKENVEIERDGKSVQIDIVDTPGVTTKVDYTEFLDHDMEKDDAVRRSREATEGVAEAMHWLREDVDGVIYVLDSTKDPFTQVNTMLIGIIESQDLPVLIFANKIDLEESSVQRIRNAFPQHETVPLSALEGDNMDEVYDKIAEYFG; from the coding sequence ATGGGCCTGCTCACAGAACTCAAAGACAGCATTTCGCGTGCCGCATCGAGCCTGTTCTCCGAACAGGATCCGAAACGTATCGGGATCTACGGTCCCCCCAACGCCGGGAAGACGACGCTGGCCAATCGCATTGCGCGTGATTGGACCGGCGACGCCGTCGGGCCGGAGAGCGCGATTCCACACGAAACCAGGCGTGCTCGCCGCAAGGAGAACGTCGAGATCGAGCGGGACGGCAAATCCGTCCAGATCGACATCGTCGACACGCCGGGGGTGACGACGAAAGTCGACTACACCGAATTCCTCGATCACGACATGGAGAAAGACGATGCCGTCCGTCGCTCACGGGAAGCCACCGAGGGTGTCGCCGAGGCGATGCACTGGCTCCGTGAGGACGTCGACGGCGTTATCTACGTCTTGGACTCGACGAAAGACCCCTTCACCCAGGTCAACACGATGCTCATTGGGATCATCGAGAGTCAGGATCTCCCGGTGTTGATCTTTGCCAACAAGATCGACCTCGAAGAGTCTTCCGTCCAGCGGATCCGCAACGCGTTCCCCCAACACGAGACGGTCCCGCTGTCGGCCCTTGAGGGTGACAACATGGACGAAGTCTACGACAAGATCGCGGAGTACTTCGGGTGA